The following proteins are co-located in the Nitrospiraceae bacterium genome:
- a CDS encoding citrate synthase — protein sequence MEDFLPGLAGVPAAKSTISYVDGNQGILEYRGIPIEELATRSTFTETAFLLLFNRLPTREELSRFQEDLTHHRRIKYRITDLLKCLPEHGHPMDALQAAVAALGMFYPVPDVRDDATRYWTAVRLIAKLPTIVAAFARLRHGDEQIQPRDDLSFAENFLYMLTEKVPAPDIARMFDICLILHAEHTMNASTFSGLVTASTLADPFTVIASAIGTLEGPLHGGANEAVIHMLEEIGTVEAIPAYLDQKFSLKQKIMGFGHRIYKVKDPRATVLQEFAQELDTRPDGNSLFALARAVEQEMEKRVGPKGIRPNVDFYSGIIYHRMGIDTDLFTPIFAMARVAGWLAHCFEQYQDNHLFRPDQIYEGPRHRAYQSVETRETR from the coding sequence ATGGAAGATTTTTTGCCAGGCCTAGCGGGGGTTCCTGCCGCGAAATCAACAATCAGTTATGTCGATGGAAACCAGGGAATTCTCGAATATCGCGGGATCCCGATCGAGGAACTTGCCACCCGAAGCACCTTTACCGAAACGGCGTTTTTATTATTATTCAACCGGCTTCCAACCCGGGAAGAACTCTCCCGGTTTCAGGAGGATCTTACTCATCATCGGCGGATCAAATATCGTATCACCGATCTCCTGAAATGCCTCCCGGAGCATGGACACCCGATGGATGCCCTGCAAGCGGCAGTCGCCGCCCTCGGCATGTTTTATCCGGTGCCGGATGTCCGTGATGATGCCACCCGGTACTGGACCGCTGTCCGGCTCATCGCCAAACTCCCCACCATCGTTGCCGCCTTTGCCCGCCTGCGTCATGGCGATGAGCAGATACAACCGCGTGACGACCTGTCCTTCGCCGAAAACTTTCTGTACATGCTCACCGAAAAAGTCCCTGCTCCCGATATTGCCAGGATGTTCGATATCTGTTTGATTCTTCATGCCGAACACACCATGAACGCCTCGACATTTAGCGGACTGGTGACAGCCTCCACACTAGCCGATCCGTTTACGGTCATCGCCTCTGCCATTGGCACTCTAGAAGGCCCATTACATGGCGGCGCCAATGAGGCGGTCATTCACATGCTGGAGGAGATAGGAACGGTTGAGGCTATTCCTGCATACCTGGACCAGAAATTTTCATTAAAGCAAAAAATTATGGGGTTCGGGCATCGGATTTATAAAGTCAAAGACCCACGCGCCACCGTGTTACAAGAGTTCGCCCAGGAATTGGATACCCGACCGGATGGCAATTCCTTATTTGCGCTGGCCAGGGCGGTTGAGCAGGAAATGGAAAAACGCGTGGGACCCAAAGGCATACGGCCCAACGTGGATTTTTACTCCGGGATTATTTACCATCGAATGGGCATCGACACTGATTTATTCACCCCGATCTTTGCGATGGCAAGGGTGGCGGGGTGGTTAGCGCACTGCTTTGAACAATATCAGGATAATCATTTATTCCGGCCTGACCAGATTTATGAGGGGCCTCGCCATCGTGCATATCAATCAGTGGAAACGCGTGAAACCCGTTGA
- a CDS encoding CoB--CoM heterodisulfide reductase iron-sulfur subunit B family protein → MKYAFFPGCVSKGACPELYQSVMQVYPKLGIELAEMTTASCTGAGVLQEKDPRLGDALNARTFALAEQQGLPIMTICSTCQGVMSQANHRLTTQPHYLQEINGLLQEEGLTYRGTTTVKHFLWILLEDVGEETLRQHITRPLSGLRAAPFYGCYIQRPTNALEFDRHPDRGKSLERIIEILGAEVVDFPGKTRCCGFPILTINEKNSLTMVATHTRDAKSHGADIMVTPCPLCHLNLDGMQTKAASQEQASIDLPILHLPQLLGLAMGLDTKSLGLQRNLISPESALAKIGGGG, encoded by the coding sequence ATGAAATATGCCTTCTTTCCGGGTTGCGTCTCCAAGGGAGCCTGCCCCGAATTGTATCAATCCGTCATGCAGGTCTATCCCAAATTGGGAATCGAACTCGCAGAAATGACGACCGCTTCCTGTACCGGTGCGGGGGTCTTGCAGGAAAAAGACCCGCGGTTGGGCGATGCGCTGAATGCCCGCACTTTTGCGCTGGCCGAACAACAGGGTCTTCCCATCATGACTATCTGTAGTACCTGCCAGGGCGTGATGAGCCAAGCCAACCATCGTCTCACCACCCAACCGCACTACCTTCAGGAGATTAACGGCTTGCTCCAAGAGGAAGGATTAACCTATCGGGGAACCACCACGGTCAAACATTTTTTGTGGATCCTCCTGGAAGATGTGGGCGAGGAAACGTTGCGACAACACATCACCCGTCCCTTATCCGGTCTTCGTGCCGCGCCGTTTTATGGGTGCTATATCCAACGGCCGACCAATGCGCTGGAATTCGACCGGCATCCTGATCGGGGAAAGTCGCTTGAACGGATCATCGAAATATTAGGAGCGGAGGTCGTGGACTTTCCAGGGAAAACCCGATGTTGCGGATTTCCCATTTTGACCATTAATGAAAAAAACTCGCTCACGATGGTCGCCACGCATACGCGGGATGCCAAATCACACGGAGCCGATATCATGGTGACCCCCTGCCCGCTTTGCCATCTCAACCTCGACGGCATGCAGACCAAAGCCGCCAGCCAGGAACAGGCTTCCATCGATCTCCCGATTCTCCATCTTCCCCAATTATTAGGCCTTGCCATGGGGTTGGATACCAAGAGCCTCGGATTACAACGAAATCTCATTTCTCCCGAATCCGCTCTGGCTAAAATTGGTGGCGGCGGATAA
- a CDS encoding SET domain-containing protein, protein MEVKPSGIEGRGLFTKVPLRPRQKIGEYEGERITQREGRRRAKNQKRIAIVEVNNGKSIDGAAETTGFRFINHSCTPNTFMRIIGERAEFYALHPIRAGTELTLDYGDSHHNGKLPCSCGSLTCRRFL, encoded by the coding sequence ATGGAAGTCAAACCCAGTGGCATTGAGGGCCGCGGCCTATTCACCAAAGTGCCATTGCGCCCCAGACAAAAAATCGGAGAGTATGAAGGGGAACGCATTACGCAACGGGAAGGACGCAGGCGCGCCAAAAACCAAAAGCGGATTGCCATCGTCGAAGTGAATAATGGGAAGTCGATCGATGGGGCAGCAGAGACCACAGGATTCCGGTTCATCAACCATTCCTGCACACCCAATACCTTTATGCGCATCATAGGGGAACGGGCAGAGTTTTATGCCTTGCACCCGATCAGGGCCGGCACCGAACTCACGCTCGACTATGGCGACTCGCACCATAACGGAAAACTGCCCTGTAGCTGTGGAAGTCTAACATGTCGAAGATTTCTTTAG
- a CDS encoding Spy/CpxP family protein refolding chaperone, whose protein sequence is MQGLKHFMVVAGLVALVGGTGSLAGADPGSAQDPHGKQPHAGMGYGNSAHEGMEHHGGLSPLDMKEELGLSEDQVTRLRPLELDYRKTMIQNGADLRVAMVDMGTLMDAKQPDMAAIASKVDEISLLQKNMMMYRVGVYLKVKEVLTPAQYEQFRSRLREHMEGMAFHGGEIHESKNPHGEYPKK, encoded by the coding sequence ATGCAGGGTTTGAAACACTTCATGGTCGTGGCGGGATTGGTGGCATTAGTGGGGGGAACAGGGTCCTTGGCAGGAGCGGACCCCGGGAGTGCACAAGATCCACATGGGAAACAGCCGCATGCGGGAATGGGATATGGAAACAGTGCTCATGAAGGGATGGAACATCATGGTGGTCTTTCTCCCTTGGACATGAAAGAGGAGCTGGGTCTTTCCGAGGATCAGGTGACCCGGCTCCGTCCGCTTGAATTGGACTATCGGAAAACCATGATTCAGAACGGGGCCGATTTGCGGGTGGCGATGGTCGATATGGGGACTCTCATGGATGCGAAGCAACCCGATATGGCCGCCATTGCCAGTAAGGTCGATGAAATCAGCCTATTACAAAAAAACATGATGATGTATCGTGTCGGGGTTTATCTCAAAGTCAAAGAGGTCTTGACGCCCGCGCAATATGAGCAGTTTCGGTCCCGGCTTCGTGAGCATATGGAAGGGATGGCCTTTCATGGAGGGGAGATACATGAAAGCAAAAACCCTCATGGAGAGTATCCCAAAAAATAG
- the lipA gene encoding lipoyl synthase: MTFIPTSEITPISSSGKTSRRRNLPSWFKVRFRPGPHYQEIRELMDTHRLHTICEEARCPNIWECWNNRTATFLILGDICTRRCHYCSVTTGRPSAVDREEPQRVADAVKLLKLRHAVVTSVNRDDLPDGGAVLFAETIQRIRHENPACTVEVLIPDFQGHQTDLEIVMQAKPDILNHNIETIPRLFPSIRPQGKYQRSLQVLDWAKTMGGRTKSGLMAGLGESNDEIRQVMRDLRRVNCDILTIGQYLQPTIQHAPVSRYYSPEEFEEFKQEGTALGFQHVESGPLVRSSYHAEEQTHGQTRA; encoded by the coding sequence ATGACATTCATCCCAACTTCGGAAATCACTCCCATCTCTTCATCCGGAAAGACCTCCCGCAGGAGAAACCTTCCTTCCTGGTTCAAAGTCCGTTTTCGGCCGGGCCCCCATTACCAGGAAATCCGTGAACTGATGGATACCCACCGCCTGCATACCATTTGCGAAGAAGCCCGATGTCCGAATATCTGGGAATGTTGGAATAATCGAACCGCCACGTTTCTTATTCTTGGAGATATTTGCACCAGGCGGTGTCATTACTGTTCGGTTACCACCGGACGCCCATCTGCAGTGGACCGAGAAGAGCCTCAGCGGGTGGCAGATGCCGTCAAGCTCCTTAAACTGCGGCACGCGGTGGTGACATCGGTTAATCGAGACGATCTCCCCGATGGAGGGGCTGTATTGTTTGCGGAGACCATTCAACGAATCCGCCATGAAAATCCCGCATGCACCGTCGAAGTATTGATCCCGGACTTCCAAGGACATCAGACTGATCTGGAAATAGTCATGCAGGCCAAGCCGGATATTTTGAATCATAATATTGAGACCATTCCTCGCCTTTTCCCTTCCATTCGTCCACAGGGAAAATACCAACGCTCGCTTCAGGTCCTTGATTGGGCCAAGACCATGGGAGGACGAACCAAATCGGGGCTCATGGCAGGTCTGGGAGAATCAAACGATGAAATCCGTCAGGTGATGCGGGATCTTCGCCGAGTGAATTGCGACATTCTGACCATCGGCCAATACCTTCAACCGACTATCCAGCATGCGCCGGTTTCTCGATACTATAGTCCGGAGGAATTCGAAGAATTCAAACAGGAGGGAACGGCTTTAGGTTTTCAGCACGTAGAGTCCGGCCCCCTCGTCCGCTCGTCTTACCATGCAGAAGAGCAAACACACGGACAGACCCGTGCCTGA
- a CDS encoding EAL domain-containing protein: MKTEQADQRALQSNTDGLLLVKPVLNELGCDENSLTQATIMMVDDEETTMEIMRAYLEDAGYQHFVLVEDSSLAMEQIEEHRPDILLLDLMMPKVPGFEILQHVRNHPKLQHLPVIILTSSSDAETKLQALDRGATDFLAKPVDPSELKLRVRNTLAARAYQNQLAYYDALTKLPNRSLFLDRLAWFIQRAERHHDNLVLLHITLNQFKRLSTTFGPEISDLLITQIAERMSSCMRRSDVFGRGIPDSTELDSLFRVDGDEFSLLCPTMAQTEHATKLASRILKVMESPFNANGTEVYISPSIGIASFPADATDLTALIQCAVGASTQANLHGRGGFNFYSSELNAQSLERLRMEADLRHAIEGEQLLLYYQPKVEVKSGHIIGVEALVRWQKPDGTLIFPDQFIPLAEETGLIISLGEWVLKEACAQLARWQAQGIWLQVAVNVSAKQFNDGYLVHLVKETLQSKGIDAKYLTLELTESLLMGNAEQAVETLNHLMALGPKISMDDFGTGYSSLSYLKRFPIHELKIDRSFLTDITHNPEARALVSAMIYLAHEFSLTVVAEGVENQEQLDLLSNLNCDHYQGYFFSRPIRVEALASLLHPECHSVKA; this comes from the coding sequence ATGAAAACTGAACAGGCAGATCAGAGAGCACTCCAATCAAATACCGACGGGCTGCTCTTGGTGAAACCCGTTCTGAATGAATTGGGATGCGATGAAAACTCCCTGACTCAGGCCACGATCATGATGGTCGACGACGAGGAAACGACCATGGAGATCATGCGGGCCTATCTGGAGGATGCCGGGTATCAGCATTTTGTGCTCGTGGAGGATTCCTCTCTGGCCATGGAGCAGATTGAAGAGCATCGACCGGATATCCTGTTACTTGATCTGATGATGCCAAAAGTCCCGGGATTCGAAATCCTGCAGCATGTGAGGAACCATCCCAAACTACAACATCTTCCTGTCATTATCCTGACTTCCTCCTCAGACGCGGAAACCAAACTCCAGGCTCTTGACCGGGGTGCCACAGATTTTCTCGCCAAACCGGTCGATCCCAGTGAATTAAAACTTCGGGTTCGCAATACGCTTGCCGCCCGAGCCTATCAGAACCAACTTGCCTATTATGATGCCTTGACGAAATTGCCGAACCGGAGTTTGTTTCTCGACCGATTGGCTTGGTTTATCCAGCGAGCGGAACGCCATCATGACAACCTGGTTTTGCTCCATATTACCCTCAACCAGTTCAAGCGCCTTTCCACAACCTTCGGGCCGGAAATCTCGGATCTGCTCATCACGCAGATCGCAGAGCGGATGAGTTCCTGCATGCGCCGATCGGATGTCTTTGGGCGGGGAATACCCGATTCGACTGAGCTGGATAGCCTGTTTCGCGTGGATGGGGATGAATTCTCTTTATTGTGCCCGACGATGGCACAGACCGAACATGCAACCAAGTTGGCTTCTCGTATCCTCAAGGTCATGGAATCTCCATTTAATGCCAATGGGACCGAGGTCTACATTTCCCCGAGTATTGGTATTGCAAGTTTTCCTGCGGATGCCACAGACCTGACCGCCCTCATCCAATGCGCCGTTGGTGCGAGCACCCAGGCCAACTTGCATGGAAGAGGAGGTTTCAATTTTTATTCGAGCGAACTGAATGCTCAAAGCCTGGAGCGCCTGCGCATGGAAGCAGACTTGCGCCATGCGATCGAGGGAGAGCAACTGCTGTTGTATTATCAGCCGAAGGTGGAGGTAAAGAGCGGTCACATCATCGGGGTCGAAGCGCTGGTTCGATGGCAGAAACCGGACGGCACGCTTATCTTCCCGGATCAATTCATTCCCTTAGCCGAAGAGACCGGCCTGATCATCTCTCTGGGTGAATGGGTGCTCAAAGAAGCGTGCGCGCAATTAGCCCGCTGGCAGGCTCAGGGCATATGGCTTCAGGTGGCGGTCAATGTGTCGGCAAAACAATTCAATGACGGTTATCTGGTGCATTTGGTGAAGGAGACTTTACAGAGCAAGGGGATCGATGCAAAGTATCTAACACTCGAGCTGACGGAAAGCCTCTTAATGGGAAACGCAGAGCAGGCCGTGGAGACCTTGAACCACCTGATGGCCCTGGGGCCAAAGATTTCAATGGATGATTTTGGAACCGGCTACTCATCTCTCAGCTATTTGAAACGTTTTCCCATTCATGAGTTGAAGATCGACCGCTCCTTTTTGACCGATATTACCCATAACCCTGAAGCCCGGGCCTTGGTCTCTGCCATGATTTATCTGGCGCATGAATTTTCTCTGACGGTTGTCGCCGAAGGGGTAGAGAATCAGGAGCAACTTGATCTTCTCTCCAATCTGAATTGCGACCACTACCAGGGTTATTTCTTCAGCCGACCTATCAGGGTTGAGGCCCTGGCTAGTCTGCTCCATCCGGAATGCCATTCGGTAAAGGCCTAG
- a CDS encoding DUF2891 family protein, whose protein sequence is MVHAQSGQHYPSWEAFCGSRLDYVRILAETVEQSFLRRDTTHPTFCGCIDWHSSVHGAYALLTASRLTGHPRWAEIVDAAFSPDCLEGELASLRNGELNDEIPYGFSWFLRLAIEREQGWGKTDLFPLAAEISTHLEQWIFSLSAGEVIGHLKQRNYGNLSWALLNLWKWSQWKADQVLVEKLLSFTQMWVVLLDETLPPSYDNVTNEFFAASLQRTRTIFTILPEEESWRWFESFCPDGLSMEPIPTALTPHSAGLNFSRAWAFWTLFQSTRNSAFRDLYVNHIVTHMEMPQYWRDDYRKHGHWVPQFGIYAIALSLDEAPL, encoded by the coding sequence ATGGTGCATGCACAGTCCGGTCAACACTATCCGTCGTGGGAGGCATTTTGCGGGTCCAGGCTGGACTATGTGCGGATCTTGGCTGAGACGGTGGAGCAGAGTTTTCTGCGGAGGGATACGACTCATCCGACCTTCTGTGGGTGTATCGATTGGCATTCCAGTGTTCATGGCGCCTACGCGTTATTAACGGCTTCGCGGCTGACCGGACACCCTCGCTGGGCTGAAATAGTCGATGCGGCATTTTCGCCTGATTGTCTGGAGGGAGAATTGGCCTCACTCAGGAACGGGGAACTCAATGATGAAATACCCTATGGCTTTTCCTGGTTTTTGCGACTGGCCATAGAACGGGAGCAGGGGTGGGGGAAGACAGACTTGTTCCCGTTGGCGGCAGAAATTTCCACACATTTAGAACAATGGATTTTTTCTCTTTCCGCTGGAGAGGTTATTGGTCATTTGAAACAGAGGAACTATGGTAATTTGTCATGGGCCTTGCTGAATTTGTGGAAGTGGAGTCAATGGAAGGCAGACCAAGTTTTAGTTGAAAAACTTCTTAGCTTTACACAAATGTGGGTTGTCCTTCTTGATGAGACCCTGCCTCCTTCATATGACAACGTGACGAATGAGTTTTTTGCGGCCTCTCTGCAACGGACCAGAACCATTTTTACGATTCTTCCCGAAGAAGAATCCTGGCGATGGTTTGAGTCATTTTGTCCAGACGGCCTTTCTATGGAACCGATCCCCACAGCTCTCACGCCACATTCCGCAGGACTCAACTTTAGCCGAGCTTGGGCATTCTGGACGCTCTTTCAATCCACTCGGAACTCGGCATTTCGTGACCTGTACGTGAACCATATTGTGACGCATATGGAGATGCCACAGTATTGGCGGGATGATTATCGCAAGCACGGGCATTGGGTGCCCCAATTCGGGATCTATGCGATTGCGTTAAGCTTGGATGAGGCACCGCTCTAA
- the sdhB gene encoding succinate dehydrogenase iron-sulfur subunit: MHTTLRIRRFNPEHDHPSSYYQEYDLEIDPSDSVLDGLIKIRETIDDSLTLRCSCRGAICGSCGMRINGHATLACKTKMISVASEGGTIQVEPMNNMPVIKDLVTDMAPFWSKIRQIQPWLQTEGPPPTAEYTASPKSMSHLSGVMSCIMCGVCVSDCTVLDIDKTFVGPAALAKAYRFVADPRDAAASQRLNSLNQAGGMWDCTRCMECIQVCPKGVGPMDRIMALRAKGLAEKVPATCGSRHAEVFSDIIKHKGILDEPMLAIRTFGLKNIGRLFGMIPMVLQSVLKGKVPLSGPLHRPISGIHHIQRLFKQVRKKR, encoded by the coding sequence ATGCACACCACTCTTCGCATACGCCGCTTTAATCCGGAGCACGATCATCCCTCCTCGTATTATCAGGAATATGATCTGGAAATTGATCCTTCCGACAGTGTCCTCGATGGACTGATTAAAATTCGAGAAACCATCGATGATTCCTTAACACTGCGTTGTTCCTGTCGCGGAGCTATTTGCGGGTCCTGCGGCATGCGCATTAACGGGCACGCCACACTGGCCTGCAAAACCAAGATGATTTCGGTCGCCTCGGAAGGAGGGACGATTCAGGTTGAACCCATGAACAATATGCCGGTCATCAAGGATCTGGTCACGGATATGGCACCGTTCTGGTCAAAGATTCGACAAATTCAGCCGTGGCTCCAAACGGAAGGGCCGCCTCCAACCGCTGAATACACCGCATCCCCGAAGTCCATGAGCCACCTTTCCGGGGTCATGAGCTGTATCATGTGTGGCGTCTGCGTCTCCGACTGCACGGTCCTGGATATTGACAAGACGTTCGTCGGGCCTGCTGCCCTGGCGAAAGCCTACCGGTTCGTCGCCGACCCGCGGGATGCGGCGGCTTCCCAACGACTGAATTCCCTTAATCAGGCAGGCGGCATGTGGGATTGCACCCGGTGCATGGAATGTATTCAGGTCTGCCCCAAAGGAGTAGGCCCGATGGACCGCATCATGGCGTTGCGGGCAAAAGGTCTGGCAGAAAAAGTTCCGGCCACCTGTGGCTCCCGACATGCCGAGGTATTTTCGGACATTATCAAACACAAAGGAATTCTTGACGAACCGATGCTGGCGATCAGAACCTTCGGCCTGAAAAACATTGGCCGGTTATTCGGTATGATCCCCATGGTTCTTCAATCTGTCCTCAAAGGCAAAGTCCCCCTCTCGGGTCCGCTTCACCGTCCGATTTCCGGAATCCACCATATCCAACGGCTCTTCAAACAGGTCAGGAAAAAACGATGA
- a CDS encoding FAD-binding protein — MNSSFSYDVLVIGAGLAGMRAAIAAHTQGASVAIMTKVHPVRSHSNAAQGGINAALTDRGDHWEDHAFETVKGSDYLSDQDAVEVLAQEAGQDIIALEHMGVIFNRNEEGQLGTRRFGGQKRARTFFVSDFTGQALLHVLYEQTLQAKIPVYEEWFATSLVKDDQGRCAGVVAFEIRTGTFALFRAKAVIMATGGLGRVYEPSTNALICTGDGMAVAYRAGAPLMDMEMVQYHPTTLKGKGLLITEAARGEGAYLLNSKGERFMERYAPNMLELASRDVVSRAEQIEINEGRGIKGCVLLDCRHLGRAFLQDRLGQIYAEAKTFANIDLAEEPLPIRPGMHYQMGGIKTDTEGRCWDVKGQWAGVPGLFAAGETACVSLHGGNRLGANSLLDTVVFGRRAGTCAAEYAHTLPSSTIPDSAMEADTRLVADIVSRKGPGERAAALRLEMGTTMNRHVSVFREEEGMETALHHITQLKARWPDLTIQDKGQVFNTGLIAALELGFMLDCAEAIIVGALTRQESRGAHFRTDYLDRDDEHWLKHVLLYHRPDAPPHVDYLPVRITQWQPQIRVY, encoded by the coding sequence ATGAACTCTTCCTTTTCTTATGATGTGCTCGTCATTGGGGCCGGCCTGGCCGGCATGCGGGCCGCCATCGCCGCGCATACCCAGGGGGCTTCTGTGGCTATCATGACAAAAGTGCATCCTGTGCGCAGTCATTCCAATGCCGCGCAAGGCGGCATTAACGCCGCCCTGACCGACCGGGGAGACCACTGGGAAGACCATGCCTTCGAAACGGTGAAAGGCAGTGATTATCTCAGCGACCAGGACGCCGTTGAGGTTCTCGCTCAAGAAGCCGGCCAGGATATTATCGCCTTGGAGCATATGGGGGTCATTTTTAACCGAAACGAGGAAGGCCAGCTCGGGACGCGCCGGTTCGGCGGACAGAAACGGGCACGAACGTTTTTTGTGTCCGACTTTACCGGGCAGGCGCTGCTTCACGTGCTGTATGAACAAACGCTGCAGGCAAAAATTCCCGTCTATGAAGAATGGTTTGCGACCTCCCTCGTGAAAGACGATCAGGGCCGGTGTGCCGGAGTGGTGGCCTTTGAAATTCGCACAGGAACGTTCGCACTATTTCGAGCCAAAGCCGTGATCATGGCCACAGGCGGCTTAGGCCGGGTGTACGAACCCAGCACCAACGCCTTGATTTGTACGGGAGATGGCATGGCCGTGGCCTACCGTGCCGGGGCGCCCTTAATGGATATGGAAATGGTGCAGTATCACCCGACGACCCTGAAGGGGAAGGGCCTCCTGATTACAGAAGCCGCCAGAGGAGAAGGGGCTTATCTTCTCAACAGCAAGGGGGAGCGCTTCATGGAACGCTACGCGCCCAATATGCTGGAGCTGGCTTCACGAGATGTCGTCTCCCGTGCGGAACAAATTGAAATCAATGAAGGGCGCGGCATCAAAGGCTGCGTCCTGCTCGACTGCCGGCATTTGGGACGGGCCTTTCTTCAGGATCGTCTCGGACAAATCTATGCCGAAGCCAAAACGTTTGCCAATATCGATTTGGCCGAGGAGCCCTTACCCATCCGCCCAGGGATGCATTACCAGATGGGAGGCATCAAAACCGATACCGAAGGCCGATGTTGGGATGTCAAAGGCCAATGGGCCGGCGTGCCAGGTCTTTTCGCTGCGGGAGAAACCGCGTGCGTGAGCTTGCATGGCGGCAACAGGCTTGGCGCGAACTCTCTCTTGGACACCGTCGTATTTGGACGACGGGCAGGAACATGTGCCGCGGAGTATGCCCATACACTCCCTTCTTCCACCATTCCGGACAGCGCGATGGAGGCAGACACACGTCTGGTGGCGGACATCGTGTCACGGAAAGGACCGGGAGAACGAGCGGCTGCGTTGCGTCTGGAGATGGGCACCACCATGAACCGGCATGTGTCGGTCTTTCGTGAGGAGGAAGGCATGGAGACCGCCCTCCACCATATCACCCAATTGAAAGCACGCTGGCCCGATCTCACCATCCAGGATAAAGGGCAGGTGTTTAATACCGGGCTGATCGCGGCATTGGAACTGGGGTTTATGTTGGACTGTGCCGAAGCCATTATTGTGGGCGCGCTCACCAGACAGGAAAGCCGAGGGGCCCATTTCCGGACGGACTATCTTGATCGGGACGACGAACACTGGCTCAAACATGTGTTGCTGTATCATAGACCCGATGCTCCGCCACACGTCGACTATCTCCCGGTGCGCATCACCCAATGGCAACCGCAAATTCGCGTCTATTAA
- a CDS encoding HDOD domain-containing protein yields the protein MNTGIASYRNIFVGRQPILGPNLKTIGYEVLYRDCESNSANIPDEAMATAQVLLNTYLDIGLEHVVGTHLAFLNIPTQFLLDKHCEALPKHRVVLEILETVEPTQEVIEAMTSLSQQGYTIALDDFVFHDRFRPFLELADIVKIDVLGKSSEQLQHETQQLRNYHARLLAEKVETREAFETCKQLGVFYFQGFFFYRPDIIRGHEIPGNRVALLELLGKIQDPNISFEGLVECIRNDLSLSYKILRYVNSASVGLPRRVESIEQAACMVGLDRIRTWASLIVMAIGKDQPMEMLVIALVRAKMCESLGQQLGADSPEKYFTMGLLSVLEALYGSSMEKLVGNLPLPDDILEALILEKGTMGTALRSVKAYEKGEWLQLKTLQLSPGTIRDFYVQAIDWANHFSPMIEEPA from the coding sequence ATGAATACCGGCATTGCCAGCTATAGAAATATCTTCGTCGGTCGCCAGCCCATTTTAGGTCCGAACCTGAAAACTATCGGCTATGAGGTGCTGTATCGAGACTGTGAATCCAACTCCGCGAACATCCCTGATGAAGCAATGGCCACAGCCCAGGTCCTCTTAAACACCTACCTCGATATTGGCCTGGAGCATGTGGTGGGAACCCACCTGGCTTTTTTGAATATTCCCACACAATTTTTATTAGATAAACATTGTGAGGCGCTCCCGAAACACCGCGTGGTCTTGGAAATATTAGAAACGGTGGAGCCCACCCAAGAAGTCATTGAAGCCATGACCTCCCTCTCTCAGCAGGGCTATACCATTGCCCTGGATGATTTTGTCTTCCATGATCGCTTTCGACCGTTTCTGGAATTGGCCGATATCGTAAAAATCGATGTGTTAGGTAAAAGCTCCGAACAATTACAACACGAGACCCAACAGCTCCGGAATTACCACGCCCGCCTCCTCGCCGAAAAAGTGGAAACACGGGAGGCCTTTGAGACCTGTAAACAACTTGGGGTTTTCTATTTTCAAGGATTCTTCTTTTATCGCCCTGATATTATTCGCGGGCACGAAATCCCAGGCAATCGTGTCGCCCTCCTGGAATTATTAGGAAAAATTCAGGATCCCAATATCTCCTTTGAAGGTCTGGTCGAGTGTATCCGAAACGATTTGTCTTTGAGCTACAAGATTCTTCGATATGTCAATTCGGCTTCTGTCGGACTTCCCAGGCGAGTGGAATCCATTGAGCAAGCTGCCTGTATGGTAGGCCTCGACCGGATACGCACCTGGGCCTCCCTCATTGTAATGGCCATTGGAAAGGACCAGCCGATGGAAATGCTGGTGATTGCCTTGGTGCGAGCGAAAATGTGCGAGAGCTTGGGACAGCAGCTTGGCGCGGATTCTCCAGAGAAGTATTTCACCATGGGCCTTCTGTCAGTCTTAGAAGCCTTGTATGGATCTTCTATGGAAAAACTTGTGGGGAACCTTCCGCTCCCGGACGATATTCTTGAAGCCTTAATACTGGAGAAGGGAACAATGGGAACTGCGTTGCGTAGCGTGAAAGCCTACGAAAAGGGGGAGTGGTTGCAACTTAAAACACTCCAACTCTCCCCTGGCACAATTCGGGATTTCTATGTGCAAGCCATTGATTGGGCCAACCACTTCTCTCCTATGATTGAGGAGCCCGCATGA